One window of the Streptococcus parasanguinis ATCC 15912 genome contains the following:
- a CDS encoding aminopeptidase, giving the protein MVLPNFKENLEKYAKLLVANGINVQPGHTLVLNIDVEQRELAHLIVKEAYALGAHEVIVQWADDFTTREKFLHAPMDRLDNVPDYKIAEMNYLLDHKASRLGVRSSDPGALNGVDAEKLSASAKALGMAMKPMRIATQSNKVSWTVAAAAGLEWAKKVFPNAASDEEAVDLLWDQIFKTCRVYEEDPVKAWEEHAAILKSKADTLNKEQFSALHYTAPGTDLTLGLPKNHVWESAGAINAQGEGFLPNMPTEEVFTAPDFRRAEGYVTSTKPLSYNGNIIEGIKVTFENGEIVDITAEKGDQVMKDLVFKNKGARALGECALVPDPSPISQSGITFFNTLFDENASNHLAIGAAYATSVEGGAEFTEEELEAAGLNRSDVHVDFMIGSSQMDIDGIREDGTRVPVFRNGDWAI; this is encoded by the coding sequence ATGGTTTTACCAAATTTTAAAGAAAATCTTGAAAAATACGCTAAATTGTTGGTTGCGAACGGCATCAACGTGCAACCTGGCCATACCTTGGTCTTGAACATCGATGTGGAACAAAGAGAATTGGCCCACTTGATTGTGAAGGAAGCCTATGCCTTAGGGGCACACGAAGTGATTGTCCAATGGGCAGATGACTTCACTACCCGGGAAAAATTCCTCCATGCACCGATGGATCGCTTGGACAACGTGCCTGACTACAAGATTGCAGAGATGAACTACCTCTTAGACCACAAGGCTAGTCGCTTGGGTGTGCGCTCGTCTGATCCAGGTGCCTTAAATGGTGTTGATGCAGAGAAGCTTTCTGCCTCAGCTAAGGCTTTGGGCATGGCCATGAAACCAATGCGCATCGCCACTCAATCTAACAAGGTCAGCTGGACAGTTGCTGCTGCAGCAGGTTTAGAATGGGCGAAAAAGGTCTTCCCAAATGCGGCGAGCGACGAGGAAGCAGTGGACCTTCTTTGGGATCAAATCTTCAAGACTTGTCGAGTGTATGAGGAAGATCCAGTCAAGGCTTGGGAAGAGCATGCAGCTATTCTCAAGAGCAAGGCAGATACACTAAATAAGGAACAATTCTCAGCTCTTCATTACACAGCACCTGGAACGGACTTGACTCTTGGCTTGCCGAAGAACCACGTCTGGGAATCTGCCGGAGCTATCAATGCCCAAGGTGAAGGTTTCTTGCCAAATATGCCGACAGAAGAGGTCTTCACAGCTCCTGACTTCCGTCGTGCAGAAGGCTATGTCACCTCTACAAAACCGCTTAGCTACAATGGAAACATCATCGAAGGCATCAAAGTGACCTTTGAAAATGGAGAAATTGTGGATATCACAGCTGAAAAAGGCGATCAAGTCATGAAAGATTTGGTCTTCAAAAACAAGGGAGCGCGTGCCTTGGGTGAATGTGCCCTCGTACCAGACCCAAGCCCAATTTCACAGTCAGGCATCACCTTCTTTAACACTCTCTTTGATGAAAATGCCTCTAACCACTTGGCCATCGGGGCAGCCTATGCAACCAGCGTAGAAGGTGGCGCAGAGTTCACAGAAGAAGAACTCGAAGCAGCCGGCCTCAACCGCTCAGATGTCCATGTCGACTTCATGATCGGCTCAAGCCAAATGGATATCGACGGCATCCGAGAAGACGGCACCCGCGTCCCAGTCTTCCGCAACGGAGATTGGGCAATATAG
- the def gene encoding peptide deformylase, translating to MKAIEKVTRASHLIDMDDIIREGNPTLRAVAEDVTFPLSDQEIILGEKMMQFLHHSQDPVMAEKLGLRGGVGLAAPQLDISKRIIAVLVPNPEDADGNPPKEAYSLQEVMYNPKVVAHSVQDAALGDGEGCLSVDRNVPGYVVRHARVTVEYFTKDGEKKRIKLKGYNSIVVQHEIDHTNGIMFYDRINPNNPFEIKEGLLILE from the coding sequence ATGAAAGCAATTGAAAAAGTTACAAGAGCATCCCATTTGATTGATATGGATGACATTATCCGCGAAGGAAATCCAACACTTCGAGCTGTTGCAGAAGACGTGACCTTCCCTTTGTCTGATCAGGAAATTATCCTGGGTGAAAAAATGATGCAGTTCTTGCACCATTCTCAAGACCCTGTCATGGCTGAAAAACTCGGCCTCCGTGGAGGAGTGGGACTCGCAGCCCCTCAACTGGATATCTCAAAACGAATCATCGCTGTTTTGGTTCCCAATCCAGAAGATGCTGATGGCAACCCACCAAAAGAAGCCTATAGCCTTCAAGAAGTCATGTATAATCCAAAGGTTGTCGCCCATTCTGTTCAAGATGCTGCGCTTGGCGACGGGGAAGGCTGTCTCTCTGTAGACCGCAACGTCCCAGGCTATGTGGTTCGCCATGCCCGCGTGACTGTTGAGTATTTCACAAAAGATGGGGAAAAGAAACGCATCAAACTCAAAGGCTACAACTCCATCGTCGTTCAACATGAAATCGACCACACCAACGGCATCATGTTCTATGACCGCATCAACCCAAACAACCCATTTGAAATCAAAGAAGGTCTCTTGATTTTAGAATAG
- a CDS encoding cyclic nucleotide-binding domain-containing protein → MKKISPSTRLKDIITDYQLDQIFPGDCLSQLDLVLYQAGDYICRQGSEQDVIPYFLKGRLKIIHSLENGSDTILEIQEKPGLLGEIELLLDRVCITSVIADQDSLVVQLPAQHFKKRLLLDPTFLRSTAKTLAEKLHQINYLAPANFHYSVKERLATHFLEHCDENGTLKPKMNQLALRFGISYRHLSRVIKQMIEEGLVQREGRVYTILDAKRMNDLSIKHAETVDR, encoded by the coding sequence ATGAAAAAAATTTCCCCATCTACAAGACTCAAGGATATCATCACAGACTACCAATTGGACCAGATATTTCCAGGCGACTGTCTTAGCCAGCTGGACCTCGTTCTCTATCAGGCTGGAGATTATATCTGCCGCCAAGGCTCTGAGCAAGATGTCATTCCTTATTTTCTCAAAGGCCGGCTCAAGATTATCCACAGTCTTGAAAATGGTAGCGACACCATCCTTGAAATCCAAGAAAAACCTGGACTCTTAGGAGAGATTGAGCTCCTGCTAGATCGGGTCTGTATCACATCGGTCATTGCTGACCAAGACTCGCTAGTCGTCCAGCTCCCAGCCCAGCACTTTAAGAAGCGCCTCCTGCTTGATCCAACCTTTTTGCGCTCTACGGCCAAGACCTTGGCTGAGAAATTGCACCAGATCAACTATTTGGCTCCTGCCAACTTTCATTATTCGGTCAAGGAACGCCTCGCTACGCATTTTCTGGAGCATTGCGATGAAAATGGGACCCTCAAGCCCAAGATGAATCAGCTAGCCCTGCGTTTTGGGATCAGCTACCGCCACCTTAGCCGTGTCATCAAGCAGATGATCGAAGAGGGCTTAGTCCAAAGAGAAGGGCGAGTCTATACGATTTTAGATGCAAAAAGGATGAATGATTTGTCCATCAAACATGCGGAAACCGTCGACAGATAA
- a CDS encoding MFS transporter — translation MKKTMERISLLSLSLMLISSFSITAGLPAMKAYFSHFGYSAGQVELLVSLPAFAVVAMLFLNSLIERWMSERQMIVVGLLLFSTSGLLPLIVQDYPLIFLSRLIFGLGTGMINAKAISIISERYSGNDKTRMLGYRGSAEVVGSAILTFIVGQLLPLGWPAIFAVYGGGYLILLFYILFVPYPKEKKQASLKEKKKGSARLRSPQWRFSLMLAVIAGIIICFNSIISLRVPDIIVDARMGTATTAGTVLSLMQLTGIVAGVGFASLTHVFKKNLLMIMCFGFGLALALIGLSGQLWSLVLGTLLAGFTYSTGVTSIFYHLSEKIPTNLLNLATSLVLIGCNLGSALSSFFIQLVTPLAPSNHLLFVWIGALMVGTGVFASQLLARTK, via the coding sequence ATGAAAAAAACAATGGAAAGAATCAGTCTATTGAGCTTGTCGCTCATGCTGATCTCATCCTTTTCAATTACAGCCGGTTTGCCGGCTATGAAGGCCTATTTTAGCCACTTCGGATATTCAGCAGGCCAGGTGGAACTCTTGGTTTCCCTGCCAGCCTTTGCGGTCGTGGCTATGCTCTTTTTAAATAGCCTGATCGAGCGGTGGATGAGTGAGCGCCAGATGATTGTCGTAGGGCTTTTGCTCTTTTCAACTAGTGGGCTCTTGCCTTTGATTGTGCAGGACTATCCTCTCATCTTTCTGAGTCGTCTGATCTTTGGCTTGGGGACAGGAATGATCAATGCCAAGGCTATTTCAATTATCAGTGAGCGCTACTCAGGCAATGATAAGACCCGGATGCTGGGTTATCGGGGGTCTGCTGAAGTAGTGGGTTCTGCCATCTTGACCTTTATTGTGGGACAACTCTTACCCCTAGGCTGGCCAGCGATCTTTGCCGTATATGGTGGTGGTTACTTGATTTTACTCTTCTATATCCTTTTTGTCCCTTATCCTAAGGAGAAAAAACAGGCTAGCTTGAAGGAGAAAAAGAAAGGTTCCGCACGCCTTCGCTCCCCTCAATGGCGTTTTAGTCTAATGCTAGCTGTGATTGCTGGTATCATCATTTGCTTCAATTCTATCATTAGCCTACGAGTGCCGGATATCATTGTTGACGCTCGTATGGGAACAGCGACAACAGCTGGAACCGTCTTGAGTCTGATGCAATTAACAGGGATTGTAGCAGGGGTAGGCTTTGCCAGTTTGACACATGTTTTCAAAAAGAACTTGCTCATGATCATGTGCTTTGGTTTCGGTCTAGCTCTGGCCTTGATTGGCCTGTCCGGACAGTTGTGGAGCTTAGTTCTAGGAACCCTCTTAGCAGGATTTACCTACAGTACGGGAGTCACCAGTATCTTCTATCACCTATCTGAAAAAATCCCGACCAATCTCCTGAACCTTGCGACCTCGCTGGTCTTGATTGGCTGCAATCTCGGATCAGCCCTCTCTTCTTTCTTCATCCAGTTGGTGACGCCACTAGCTCCTTCCAATCACCTGCTCTTTGTCTGGATTGGCGCTTTGATGGTCGGAACGGGAGTCTTCGCCTCGCAATTGTTAGCACGAACGAAATGA
- a CDS encoding MFS transporter has protein sequence MKKIMEKVSILALSFILTTSFSISSAQSAMFAYYRGIPHSMIELLVSLPSAGIMVSLIFNKWIGRLFSERQMIVTGLVAYALCGFIPLISPAYPVVFLSRIIFGMAVGLLNVSAIAIISERYKGKERVQTLGIRGSAEVVGTAVLTFGVSLLIRFGWQAAFLVYGISIPILLLYLLFVPYGSTTEAVEEKHRDVKMTGGQWQTALGLAVVAAAIVLSNVMITVRIPSVVEQVGHGTAQTAGIILAAMQFVGILAGLAFSPLTHLFRDRLLLVSGVAFGVTQLLIGVSPNLLILALVTIASGFAYSVALTTVYNVLSDKMPAGVLSQATSIAVLGCSTGSIATTFVLSLLGTISSAPVFIFGFSGILMILVSFFGLWIVRKSRK, from the coding sequence ATGAAAAAAATCATGGAGAAAGTGAGTATTCTCGCGCTTTCATTTATTTTGACGACCTCGTTTTCGATTTCGAGTGCGCAGTCGGCCATGTTTGCCTATTACAGGGGAATTCCTCACAGCATGATTGAGCTCTTGGTCTCGCTTCCTTCTGCCGGGATCATGGTTTCACTCATCTTCAATAAATGGATTGGGCGCCTATTTTCAGAGCGTCAGATGATTGTGACAGGCTTAGTTGCTTACGCTCTATGTGGCTTTATTCCCTTAATCAGTCCAGCTTATCCGGTTGTCTTTTTGTCTCGGATTATTTTCGGGATGGCAGTTGGTTTGCTCAATGTTTCTGCCATTGCCATTATCAGTGAGCGCTATAAAGGGAAGGAACGCGTTCAAACCCTTGGTATTCGTGGTTCTGCGGAGGTTGTTGGGACGGCCGTTTTAACCTTTGGAGTCAGCCTTTTGATTCGCTTTGGCTGGCAGGCTGCCTTTCTCGTCTACGGTATCAGTATTCCTATCTTACTTTTGTATCTCTTATTTGTGCCATATGGATCTACGACGGAAGCAGTGGAGGAAAAACACCGGGATGTCAAGATGACAGGGGGGCAATGGCAGACAGCACTCGGCTTAGCGGTCGTTGCGGCAGCTATCGTCTTGTCTAATGTCATGATCACCGTTCGGATTCCAAGTGTGGTAGAGCAAGTGGGACATGGAACTGCCCAAACTGCTGGGATTATTTTAGCAGCCATGCAATTTGTCGGAATTTTGGCAGGTTTGGCCTTCTCGCCTTTAACGCATCTATTCCGCGATCGTTTATTATTGGTTTCGGGAGTAGCTTTTGGTGTGACCCAACTATTGATCGGTGTCTCTCCAAATCTCTTGATTCTTGCCCTTGTAACCATTGCTTCTGGCTTCGCCTACAGTGTAGCTCTTACAACAGTTTACAATGTCTTATCTGATAAGATGCCAGCAGGGGTCTTGAGCCAGGCAACATCCATTGCAGTTTTGGGATGCAGTACAGGTTCGATCGCAACGACCTTTGTCCTTAGTCTATTAGGGACGATCTCATCTGCTCCAGTCTTTATTTTTGGATTTTCTGGTATCCTCATGATCCTGGTTTCATTTTTTGGCCTTTGGATTGTGCGAAAGAGCAGGAAGTAA
- a CDS encoding pseudouridine synthase, with protein MRLDKFLVDCGVGSRTEVKQLLKQKKIAVNGKKETAGKLQIDPGKDRVTFMGEDLVHETFVYYLLNKPAGVISATEDDHHQTVLDLLDETARHKEVFPVGRLDIDTHGLLLLTNNGKLAHAMLSPKKHVSKIYRAQVAGIMDEADVARFEAGIALKDFTTLPARLQILEVNEANASSYVEIEIAEGKFHQVKRMVAACGKEVADLERISMGPLTLDPSLKLGEWRRLQPSELASLEVFGVPL; from the coding sequence ATGCGGCTAGATAAATTTTTAGTGGATTGCGGCGTGGGGAGCAGGACTGAGGTCAAGCAACTCCTCAAGCAAAAGAAAATTGCAGTGAATGGAAAAAAAGAGACAGCAGGAAAGCTACAGATTGACCCAGGCAAGGATCGGGTGACCTTTATGGGGGAAGACTTGGTCCATGAAACCTTCGTGTATTATCTGCTCAATAAACCAGCTGGGGTTATCTCAGCGACTGAAGATGATCACCACCAAACTGTGCTGGATCTATTAGATGAGACAGCCCGTCATAAGGAAGTCTTTCCTGTCGGACGTCTGGATATCGATACCCATGGCTTGCTCCTTTTGACCAATAATGGCAAGCTCGCTCATGCCATGCTTTCGCCGAAGAAGCATGTGTCGAAGATTTACCGTGCCCAAGTAGCTGGGATCATGGATGAGGCAGATGTAGCCCGTTTTGAAGCAGGCATTGCCCTCAAAGACTTTACGACCTTACCTGCGAGATTGCAGATCTTAGAGGTGAATGAGGCAAATGCCAGCTCCTACGTCGAAATCGAAATCGCTGAAGGAAAATTCCATCAGGTTAAGCGTATGGTCGCTGCCTGTGGCAAGGAAGTGGCGGATTTAGAGAGGATCTCTATGGGTCCTCTAACGCTAGATCCAAGTCTAAAATTGGGAGAATGGCGAAGACTTCAGCCTTCAGAACTGGCCTCTTTAGAGGTGTTCGGAGTTCCCTTATAA
- a CDS encoding Cna B-type domain-containing protein has protein sequence MKKWLYSVVTTVALFLLAALGFAKTDRITKVHADTINSIITSVEFSKSSGGSLTDPIGVWESFQVKAKFELPDGQVKSGDKTEIELGNDFKVLEMDTVDLLDPSGQKVATATVDNQRKKITVTYTDYPEKMAHVTGSLRFFVRVDHQVVKDQKMLDFSLSINGVSKPFGKIEYKGVNPGENPPTPEVFSKWGWTNSDDKLKLTYTLNINQGHTALHNIDIKDQLAFTDGKIKVDSVNIHTGTWRISDEDGAYHLRDTTNVTKDYSPVVSADGQSLTVHIGDLAPEQGMTIRYDVYLDKVPVINTAYKNHATMTATEVEEQTKDAVILYQFLEGNFNGEKYSFTIHKKGENVQALAGATFAVTADDTGEQVGIITTDEDGVGTITGLIKQAYTVQEIQAPTGYILSEEPIKISKDDFGNDLAISRDVVNQKEKTSISGQKTWNDNDNQDGKRPSKITVNLLANGLKVASKEVKPDATGNWAYRFDNLDLVDDAGNIIAYTVSEEPVAGYETTVEGTNITNNRIPDMTEVVVKKVWDDKENKDGLRPERITVRLLADGQEVAVKEITATDNWQASFTDLPVYKDGKKIVYTITEDPVAGYTSNIDGFTVTNRHIPPTTPPSTPPTTPPTTPPTTPSTTLPTTPPSTPEKPETPTTPREGKKKILPSTGEVIAYGLTILGALLAVFALALLLRGKRKEK, from the coding sequence ATGAAAAAGTGGCTCTATTCTGTTGTGACAACAGTTGCCCTATTTTTACTAGCGGCTTTAGGATTTGCCAAAACGGATAGGATTACCAAGGTACATGCGGATACGATCAATAGTATCATTACATCCGTGGAGTTTTCGAAGTCCTCTGGGGGATCTCTAACAGATCCGATTGGTGTCTGGGAAAGTTTTCAAGTAAAAGCGAAGTTTGAGTTACCCGATGGACAAGTAAAGTCGGGAGACAAGACAGAAATTGAACTTGGAAATGATTTTAAAGTCTTGGAAATGGACACAGTTGACCTACTGGATCCTAGCGGTCAAAAAGTTGCGACGGCGACAGTAGACAATCAAAGAAAAAAGATTACAGTGACCTATACAGACTATCCTGAAAAAATGGCTCATGTGACAGGTTCATTGCGTTTCTTTGTGCGTGTGGATCACCAAGTTGTCAAAGATCAGAAAATGCTTGATTTTAGTCTTTCCATTAATGGTGTGTCTAAACCGTTTGGGAAAATTGAGTACAAAGGGGTCAATCCGGGTGAAAATCCTCCTACTCCAGAAGTCTTTAGCAAATGGGGATGGACCAACTCAGATGATAAATTAAAATTGACCTATACCTTGAACATCAATCAAGGGCATACCGCCCTCCATAATATTGATATTAAAGATCAATTGGCTTTTACAGATGGAAAGATCAAAGTAGATTCTGTTAATATCCATACAGGAACTTGGAGGATCAGTGACGAAGATGGGGCATATCATTTAAGAGACACCACGAACGTCACCAAGGACTATTCTCCGGTTGTCAGTGCTGATGGTCAATCTCTAACGGTTCACATTGGGGATCTAGCTCCCGAGCAAGGAATGACCATTCGTTATGATGTCTATTTGGACAAGGTACCGGTGATCAATACAGCTTACAAAAATCATGCAACTATGACAGCTACGGAGGTCGAGGAGCAAACTAAAGACGCAGTCATCCTGTACCAATTCCTTGAAGGAAACTTTAATGGTGAAAAATATTCATTCACTATCCATAAAAAAGGAGAAAATGTTCAGGCTCTTGCAGGTGCTACCTTTGCTGTGACAGCAGATGATACAGGTGAGCAAGTTGGGATCATCACAACAGATGAGGATGGTGTTGGAACCATTACTGGCTTGATCAAGCAAGCTTATACGGTTCAAGAGATTCAAGCTCCAACAGGCTATATTCTCTCAGAAGAGCCAATCAAGATCAGCAAGGACGATTTTGGAAATGACCTCGCAATTTCTCGTGATGTTGTGAACCAAAAAGAAAAGACCAGCATCTCTGGTCAAAAAACATGGAATGACAATGATAATCAAGATGGCAAACGTCCATCAAAAATTACTGTCAATCTCCTAGCAAACGGTCTTAAAGTGGCTTCTAAAGAAGTAAAACCAGATGCAACAGGGAATTGGGCCTATCGTTTTGATAATCTCGATCTTGTCGACGATGCTGGGAATATCATTGCCTACACCGTTTCAGAAGAACCTGTTGCAGGGTACGAAACAACTGTTGAGGGAACGAATATTACTAACAATCGTATACCAGACATGACAGAAGTAGTGGTTAAGAAAGTCTGGGATGATAAGGAAAATAAAGACGGTCTTCGTCCAGAAAGAATCACTGTCCGCCTTCTTGCAGATGGTCAAGAAGTGGCTGTGAAAGAAATCACAGCGACTGATAATTGGCAGGCAAGCTTTACGGATCTACCTGTATACAAGGACGGCAAGAAGATTGTCTACACCATTACAGAGGATCCAGTAGCTGGTTATACAAGCAACATTGATGGTTTCACGGTAACGAATCGTCATATCCCACCGACAACACCACCAAGCACCCCGCCAACGACTCCACCTACAACCCCTCCTACAACGCCATCGACGACACTACCAACGACCCCGCCAAGCACACCGGAGAAACCCGAAACTCCAACTACACCAAGAGAAGGAAAGAAAAAAATTCTTCCATCAACTGGTGAAGTTATTGCTTACGGGTTGACCATACTCGGTGCCCTCTTAGCAGTTTTTGCTTTGGCTTTGCTCTTGCGTGGTAAACGGAAAGAGAAATAA
- the rpsO gene encoding 30S ribosomal protein S15, which produces MAISKEKKNEIIAQYARHEGDTGSVEVQVAVLTWEINHLNEHIKQHKKDHATYRGLMKKIGRRRNLLAYLRTNDVNRYRELINSLGLRR; this is translated from the coding sequence ATGGCAATCTCAAAAGAGAAAAAAAATGAAATCATTGCACAATACGCACGTCACGAAGGTGACACTGGTTCAGTAGAAGTACAAGTTGCTGTCCTTACTTGGGAAATCAACCACTTGAACGAACACATCAAACAACACAAAAAAGACCACGCTACTTACCGTGGTTTGATGAAGAAAATCGGTCGCCGTCGTAACTTGTTGGCTTACCTTCGTACAAACGACGTTAACCGTTACCGTGAGTTGATCAACTCTCTTGGACTTCGTCGTTAA
- a CDS encoding DUF4649 family protein yields MIDITYLDSAKQERVMHFDSYEEFERSQQACLIGVADFYPVVKLAYNGHELDYQGTYGDVFFYLMKQDLTQYQN; encoded by the coding sequence ATGATTGATATTACATATCTAGACAGTGCAAAACAAGAAAGAGTCATGCATTTTGATTCCTACGAAGAGTTTGAACGCTCCCAACAAGCCTGCTTGATTGGGGTAGCAGATTTTTATCCTGTTGTGAAACTGGCCTATAATGGTCATGAGTTGGATTACCAAGGGACTTACGGGGATGTCTTCTTCTATTTGATGAAGCAAGATTTGACGCAGTACCAAAACTAA
- the trxA gene encoding thioredoxin, producing the protein MAKAITDATFEAETKEGLVLVDFWATWCGPCRMQAPILEKLSEELSEDELKILKMDVDENPETARAFGIMSIPTLLFKKDGQVVKQVAGVHTAAQIKAIVAELS; encoded by the coding sequence ATGGCAAAAGCAATTACAGACGCAACATTTGAAGCAGAAACAAAAGAAGGCTTGGTCTTGGTAGACTTTTGGGCAACCTGGTGTGGTCCATGTCGCATGCAAGCTCCTATTTTAGAAAAATTATCGGAAGAACTTTCGGAAGATGAGTTAAAAATCTTGAAAATGGATGTGGATGAAAATCCAGAAACAGCGCGTGCTTTCGGCATTATGTCCATCCCAACCTTGCTCTTTAAAAAAGATGGGCAGGTTGTTAAACAAGTAGCAGGAGTGCATACCGCAGCACAAATTAAGGCCATTGTGGCGGAGTTGAGTTAA
- a CDS encoding thioredoxin domain-containing protein produces MNKKTTILIFSICIISLLAILYMNFKKGEIITPDSYKEAMTYVKKIRLSEVKDKINNKENFILYIGRESCPYCQKFAPKLAVAIQKTNQTVYYLDNDSKERKDITSFAHDMNIKTVPNLSSFKKGSKENYLKKGSKSSIEEIMELLTQ; encoded by the coding sequence GTGAATAAGAAAACTACGATTCTTATTTTTTCTATTTGTATAATCTCCCTTCTTGCTATCTTATACATGAATTTCAAAAAGGGAGAAATTATTACCCCAGATTCTTACAAAGAAGCAATGACTTACGTCAAAAAGATTCGTCTATCTGAGGTAAAAGACAAAATCAACAACAAAGAAAATTTTATCCTTTACATCGGACGTGAATCATGTCCATACTGCCAAAAATTCGCTCCCAAGTTAGCGGTTGCTATTCAAAAAACGAATCAGACTGTTTACTACCTTGATAACGATTCAAAAGAGCGAAAAGATATCACATCCTTTGCACATGATATGAATATCAAGACGGTACCAAATTTGTCATCTTTTAAAAAAGGTAGTAAAGAAAACTATCTAAAAAAAGGTAGCAAATCAAGTATCGAAGAGATTATGGAGCTCTTGACTCAATGA
- a CDS encoding excalibur calcium-binding domain-containing protein, producing the protein MKKRLILTILTALLFGACSNQNEVSQNETEKPVGFVQKEEKAKKERDEQEKVEKEKKAKEEQERKEKEEREKKEAEAKQLADQAEAAVQALENNQVTENIAPAQAAIANVADQGTKDRLTHRVGLVQNAITVREQQAAEAERARQATAAEQARQATAAQQAQQQQAFVTQPQQGSYRNCSEARAAGAAPLYRGQPGYSARLDRDGDGIACE; encoded by the coding sequence ATGAAAAAACGATTGATTTTAACAATTTTAACTGCGTTATTATTTGGAGCTTGTTCAAATCAAAATGAAGTTTCTCAGAACGAAACTGAAAAACCGGTAGGGTTCGTTCAAAAAGAAGAAAAAGCTAAAAAAGAACGCGATGAACAAGAGAAAGTAGAAAAAGAGAAAAAGGCAAAGGAAGAACAAGAACGAAAAGAAAAAGAAGAGCGTGAAAAGAAAGAGGCTGAAGCAAAACAACTTGCGGATCAAGCAGAAGCTGCTGTACAAGCATTAGAAAATAATCAAGTAACAGAAAACATTGCTCCAGCTCAAGCTGCTATCGCAAATGTAGCGGATCAAGGAACAAAAGACCGCTTAACTCATCGTGTTGGATTAGTACAAAATGCCATTACTGTCAGGGAACAACAAGCTGCTGAAGCCGAACGAGCTCGACAAGCCACAGCCGCTGAGCAGGCAAGACAAGCTACAGCTGCCCAACAAGCGCAGCAACAACAAGCATTTGTCACACAACCTCAACAAGGGAGCTATCGAAATTGTAGTGAAGCACGCGCTGCAGGTGCTGCACCACTTTACAGAGGACAACCTGGTTATAGCGCTCGCTTAGATAGAGATGGAGATGGAATCGCCTGTGAATAA